A part of Methanomassiliicoccales archaeon genomic DNA contains:
- a CDS encoding phosphoenolpyruvate protein kinase has product MVGGKASNLANLMSAGFPVPPGVVVGVTEYEQFLDENGLRHRISSVLSSTDLHDVRDVERASKEIRSMIMSAPLGIGLVEGLRTVLGGDDGSLWAVRSSAIAEDLADASFAGQQDTYLCVRGEEVPSFVKSCWASYWNDRAISYRYDNDVPQLGNGIAVVVQKMVSAISSGIMFTKDPLNGDDKVIIESSWGLGESIASGIVSPDRFVCDGHGKLRDRHISKKLKAFYLSPSGSREVVVEESAQSKPSINDGQIEMLAELGLRLEAHFGSPQDIEWAFDGERLFILQSRPITTLTTDNTLWTRAYGDEYWADVTSPLFFSLLGEYLTKYVNHEGSEIMGYKELTEKKLLRVHKGHIYFNSEVLEEVFTYNPKFSRTKELLNYFPIKDQERIAKAKTKIAKRLLAEVRIAILDPDGVILRTNKAYDRWAKRFMESVREFDSKDLRSMTPQQLHEEFKRLENDYLKHFRLIRYGMVTHSIGMNLMVKRWLTDWLDDESGVLYSKVISGLKGNKTIETNIALSKLADKARDDAYVLAGLSGLSSSDFLHKMRTDERMVAFRAEFEGFLRSYGQRSHTREIYFPRWRDDQTLVVDILRALVRSSRLDLEKVEVQKIEERKKAEKEILDRIGKMRFGPFRKIVFRTVLSYAQTYLMFRENQRFYLDHILDVWRRLFMEYGRRFAEEGMIEAPEDIFFLSKEEIFDLAEKNGGSVRKTVASRKKEFDRYKDRLPPKFLRGNVEFDDTVIWQGNVMKITGTSASPGTFTGTARVVGSIEDLPEVMENEILITSNTDPGWTAVFSKIGGLITETGGILSHGAVVSREYGIPAVTAVKGATKIFKTGQRITLDGNEGAIYIMEG; this is encoded by the coding sequence ATGGTCGGAGGGAAAGCTTCGAACCTTGCGAACCTGATGTCTGCGGGCTTCCCTGTCCCACCTGGAGTGGTCGTGGGGGTCACTGAGTATGAGCAGTTCCTCGATGAGAATGGGCTGCGGCATAGGATCAGTTCGGTGCTCTCCTCCACTGACCTCCATGATGTCAGGGATGTCGAGAGGGCCTCCAAGGAGATAAGGTCGATGATAATGTCGGCCCCGCTCGGCATTGGTCTTGTTGAAGGGCTGAGGACCGTGCTAGGTGGTGATGATGGCTCCCTCTGGGCGGTACGTTCGTCTGCCATAGCAGAGGACCTTGCTGATGCGTCCTTCGCTGGGCAGCAGGACACATATCTCTGTGTGAGAGGGGAGGAGGTGCCTTCATTCGTAAAGAGCTGTTGGGCATCATATTGGAACGATAGGGCGATATCGTATCGCTATGACAACGATGTGCCCCAGCTCGGCAATGGGATCGCGGTGGTGGTCCAAAAAATGGTATCGGCCATCAGCTCAGGCATCATGTTCACTAAAGACCCTCTTAATGGAGATGATAAGGTCATAATCGAGTCGTCATGGGGGCTTGGCGAGTCCATCGCTTCTGGGATCGTGAGCCCCGACCGGTTCGTCTGCGATGGTCATGGAAAGCTCAGGGACCGTCATATCAGCAAGAAGCTGAAGGCGTTCTATCTTTCACCCTCTGGGAGCAGAGAGGTGGTGGTCGAGGAGAGTGCACAATCGAAGCCTTCGATAAATGATGGGCAGATAGAGATGCTTGCTGAGCTCGGGCTGCGCCTGGAAGCGCACTTTGGGTCACCCCAGGACATCGAGTGGGCATTTGACGGTGAGCGGTTGTTCATCCTCCAATCTCGTCCAATCACCACCCTCACTACGGACAACACCCTTTGGACCAGGGCCTATGGCGATGAATATTGGGCTGATGTGACGTCCCCTCTTTTCTTCTCATTGCTGGGGGAATACCTCACAAAATATGTCAACCATGAAGGCAGCGAGATCATGGGCTATAAGGAACTGACAGAGAAGAAGCTGCTAAGGGTCCACAAAGGGCACATTTATTTCAACTCAGAGGTTTTGGAAGAGGTCTTCACCTATAACCCCAAGTTCTCAAGGACCAAGGAGCTGCTCAACTACTTCCCCATCAAAGACCAAGAGAGGATAGCAAAGGCCAAGACCAAGATCGCCAAACGTCTGTTGGCCGAGGTGAGGATCGCTATCCTTGATCCCGATGGCGTGATACTTAGGACGAACAAAGCCTATGACCGTTGGGCCAAGCGGTTCATGGAGAGCGTCAGGGAGTTTGACTCCAAGGACCTCAGGTCGATGACGCCGCAACAGCTCCATGAAGAGTTCAAGAGGCTTGAGAACGACTATCTGAAACACTTCCGCCTGATAAGGTACGGGATGGTCACACACTCGATCGGGATGAACCTCATGGTCAAACGCTGGTTGACCGACTGGCTTGATGATGAATCGGGGGTCTTGTACTCGAAGGTGATCTCCGGCCTTAAAGGGAACAAGACCATCGAGACGAACATCGCGCTCTCCAAGCTCGCTGACAAGGCAAGGGACGATGCGTATGTCCTTGCGGGCCTGTCGGGGCTCAGCTCCTCCGATTTCCTTCATAAGATGAGGACCGATGAGAGGATGGTGGCCTTCAGGGCCGAGTTCGAGGGCTTCCTAAGATCATATGGACAAAGGTCGCACACCAGGGAGATATATTTCCCGAGATGGAGGGACGACCAGACGCTCGTTGTCGACATACTGAGGGCGTTGGTCCGGTCGTCAAGGCTGGACCTGGAGAAGGTCGAGGTGCAGAAGATCGAGGAACGAAAGAAGGCCGAGAAGGAGATACTTGACAGGATAGGGAAGATGAGGTTCGGCCCCTTCCGTAAGATCGTCTTCAGGACCGTTCTCAGCTATGCCCAGACATACCTGATGTTCCGTGAGAACCAGAGGTTCTATCTTGACCATATCTTGGATGTCTGGCGCAGGCTGTTCATGGAATATGGACGGAGGTTCGCTGAGGAGGGTATGATAGAGGCGCCAGAGGATATATTCTTCCTGTCCAAAGAGGAAATATTTGATCTGGCAGAGAAAAACGGAGGGTCTGTCAGGAAGACCGTTGCATCACGGAAAAAGGAGTTCGATAGGTACAAGGACAGGCTGCCCCCCAAATTCCTCAGGGGAAATGTCGAGTTCGATGATACTGTCATCTGGCAAGGGAATGTGATGAAAATAACAGGTACCTCTGCCAGTCCTGGGACGTTCACCGGGACGGCACGGGTCGTTGGTTCCATCGAGGACCTGCCCGAGGTCATGGAGAACGAAATATTGATCACGAGCAACACGGACCCTGGCTGGACAGCTGTTTTCAGCAAGATCGGTGGGCTGATAACCGAGACTGGCGGGATCCTGTCCCATGGGGCCGTGGTCTCGAGAGAATACGGCATCCCGGCCGTGACGGCAGTGAAGGGTGCGACGAAAATCTTCAAGACAGGGCAGAGAATAACCCTTGACGGCAACGAAGGCGCTATCTACATAATGGAAGGTTGA